In one window of Halorubrum sp. BV1 DNA:
- a CDS encoding halocyanin domain-containing protein: MSTDDVSRRTFIRTAGGAAATAGAATATSGTAAAQEVEPDWPSGASSGNVGSYQDARGQDSLTISVGAGDQGLAFDPTLVWVDTGTTITWEWTGNGGAHNVQTVEGSASLDSGDPVGEEGHTYEYEVTEEDAGITHYHCVPHTAVGMHAGLAVGEDIATVETGGGGGSNAVFVPQGARALGIATFIAMVSTLGLAFVFMKYGGTITAEDA, from the coding sequence ATGAGCACGGACGACGTCTCGCGGCGCACGTTCATCCGGACCGCCGGCGGCGCGGCCGCGACCGCTGGCGCGGCGACGGCGACCTCGGGAACCGCGGCGGCACAGGAAGTCGAACCCGACTGGCCGAGCGGGGCATCGAGCGGGAACGTCGGCTCCTATCAGGACGCCCGCGGACAGGACTCGCTGACCATCTCGGTCGGTGCCGGCGACCAAGGGCTCGCGTTCGACCCGACGCTCGTGTGGGTCGACACGGGTACGACGATCACGTGGGAGTGGACGGGCAACGGGGGCGCACACAACGTCCAGACCGTCGAGGGGTCGGCGAGCCTCGACAGCGGCGACCCGGTCGGCGAAGAGGGGCACACCTACGAGTACGAGGTGACCGAAGAGGACGCCGGGATCACCCACTACCACTGCGTTCCGCACACGGCCGTCGGCATGCACGCCGGCCTCGCCGTCGGCGAGGACATAGCCACCGTCGAGACCGGCGGGGGCGGCGGCAGTAACGCCGTGTTCGTTCCGCAGGGCGCTCGCGCGCTCGGCATCGCGACGTTCATCGCGATGGTGAGCACGCTCGGACTCGCGTTCGTCTTCATGAAGTACGGCGGGACGATCACCGCCGAAGACGCGTAA
- a CDS encoding NAD-dependent epimerase/dehydratase family protein yields MQNKRVLVTGGAGFIGSTLANRLAADNDVIAVDDTYLGTPENLDPEVEFVEASVLDDDYPVDVDVVFHLAALSSRNMHESDPQRGCRVNVEGFINTVERAREAGCDTVVYASTSSIYGSRTDPSPVEMDVEAHTAYEASKLSRERYAEYYANHHDMNMAGLRFFSVYQGFGGNEAHKGEYANTVAQFADVIASGEAPELFGDGSQTRDFTHVSDVARACELAADHELTGVYNVGTEEAYTFNEMVELINDALGTDIDPEYIECPFDGYVHDTMADYSTFHEATGWEPEIGFEEGVELVCEPYREE; encoded by the coding sequence ATGCAGAACAAGCGCGTCCTCGTGACGGGCGGCGCGGGCTTCATCGGCTCGACCCTCGCGAACCGACTCGCCGCGGACAACGACGTGATCGCGGTCGACGACACCTACCTCGGAACGCCGGAGAATCTCGACCCGGAGGTGGAGTTCGTCGAGGCTTCGGTGCTCGACGACGACTACCCTGTCGACGTCGATGTCGTCTTCCACCTCGCCGCGCTCTCCTCGCGGAACATGCACGAGTCGGACCCCCAGCGCGGCTGTCGCGTCAACGTCGAGGGGTTCATCAACACGGTCGAGCGCGCCCGCGAGGCGGGCTGTGACACGGTCGTCTACGCGTCCACCTCCTCCATCTACGGGAGTCGCACCGACCCCTCGCCGGTCGAGATGGACGTGGAGGCGCACACGGCCTACGAGGCCTCCAAGCTCTCCCGGGAACGCTACGCCGAGTACTACGCGAACCACCACGACATGAACATGGCCGGGCTCCGATTTTTCTCCGTGTATCAGGGCTTCGGCGGCAACGAGGCCCACAAGGGTGAGTACGCGAACACGGTGGCGCAGTTCGCGGATGTGATAGCCTCCGGAGAGGCTCCCGAGCTGTTCGGCGACGGCAGCCAAACGCGGGATTTCACCCACGTCTCGGACGTGGCCCGCGCCTGCGAGCTCGCCGCGGACCACGAGCTGACCGGCGTCTACAACGTCGGCACCGAGGAGGCGTACACGTTCAACGAGATGGTCGAACTGATCAACGACGCGCTCGGCACCGACATCGACCCGGAATACATCGAATGTCCCTTCGACGGCTACGTCCACGACACGATGGCCGACTACTCGACGTTCCACGAGGCCACCGGCTGGGAGCCGGAGATCGGCTTCGAGGAAGGCGTCGAGCTGGTGTGTGAGCCGTACCGCGAGGAGTGA
- a CDS encoding glycosyltransferase family 4 protein: protein MRVAFVSLFAPGHGDTPARSRTRRVARGLADRGHEVTWLCARWWGGDHDVFEEEGITYRSVTADPAPSAFAARLPLALRRVAPDVVHAVNSPPTPGVGATVAGTLSRTPVLVDWWHDHPADAARRYRLLARSADLVTTPSRTVKTRVREHGADGDDVRVVPESIDFDLVTDAAVDDRFDAVYSRRLDRHANVETFLLGLAELRGRDWTAAVVGDGPERGRIESMASDLRIDDRVSFLGDLPLRERVSLFKGTHVAVATATWETFATELLWALACGCVALVEYQADSSAHELVEGRQRGRLVTTPAELADEFVAVADLDRKTVERDFAEYDHDAVLDRYVEAYRSLASA, encoded by the coding sequence TTTCGCCCCCGGGCACGGCGACACGCCGGCCCGGAGCCGAACGCGTCGGGTAGCTCGCGGACTCGCCGACCGCGGCCACGAGGTGACGTGGCTCTGTGCCCGCTGGTGGGGCGGGGATCACGACGTCTTCGAGGAGGAGGGAATCACGTACCGGTCGGTCACCGCCGATCCCGCTCCGTCGGCGTTCGCGGCCCGGCTCCCGCTCGCGCTCCGCCGCGTCGCACCCGACGTGGTCCACGCGGTCAACAGCCCGCCGACGCCCGGGGTCGGCGCGACGGTCGCGGGAACGCTCTCTCGGACTCCCGTCCTCGTCGACTGGTGGCACGACCACCCGGCAGACGCCGCGCGGCGGTACCGCCTGCTCGCGCGGAGCGCCGACCTCGTGACGACCCCCTCGCGAACGGTCAAGACGCGCGTGCGAGAACACGGTGCCGACGGCGACGACGTGCGAGTCGTTCCGGAGAGCATTGACTTCGACCTCGTGACTGACGCCGCGGTCGACGATCGATTCGACGCGGTGTACTCGCGGCGGCTCGACCGACACGCCAACGTCGAGACGTTCCTGCTCGGGCTCGCCGAGCTTCGCGGCCGCGACTGGACCGCCGCGGTCGTTGGTGACGGCCCAGAGCGCGGCCGGATCGAGTCGATGGCGAGCGACCTTCGGATCGACGACCGAGTGTCGTTCCTCGGCGACCTGCCGCTCCGCGAGCGCGTCTCGCTTTTCAAGGGGACACACGTCGCCGTCGCGACGGCGACGTGGGAGACGTTCGCCACGGAGCTTCTGTGGGCGCTCGCGTGCGGCTGCGTCGCGCTCGTCGAGTATCAGGCGGACTCCAGCGCACACGAACTCGTCGAGGGACGTCAGCGTGGACGACTGGTGACGACGCCGGCGGAACTCGCCGACGAGTTCGTCGCCGTCGCCGACCTCGATCGAAAAACGGTCGAACGCGACTTCGCCGAGTACGACCACGACGCCGTCTTGGACCGATACGTCGAGGCGTACCGGTCGCTCGCGAGCGCGTGA
- a CDS encoding MoxR family ATPase, producing MDANPFASVTEAALRERFERTDYVADDRTVTTVELALRLGRPLLVEGPPGSGKTELGKTLAEGFDTELIRLQCYEGLTAENALYEWNYTKQLLAVQADEGTVAGDGAAVSANDDAAAQSEPSEASPGGTGSGSVFDEEYLLERPLLRALRTDGETPPVLLIDEIDRADEEFEAFLLELLSDFQVSIPELGTVNASTPPVVILTSNRTRGLSDALKRRCLYLHVEPPSFETEYEIVRRKVPELDAAVAAEVCSVVANLREESFLKRPGVAETLDWARAVAALRHEDGDEPLSPEEIERTIGCLLKEAEDVARVDGELLERLHEAAREAAERVE from the coding sequence ATGGACGCGAACCCATTCGCGTCGGTCACGGAGGCGGCGCTTCGCGAGCGGTTCGAGCGCACCGACTACGTCGCCGACGACCGTACCGTCACGACGGTCGAACTCGCGCTCCGGCTCGGGCGGCCGCTCTTGGTCGAGGGGCCGCCGGGCAGCGGCAAGACCGAACTTGGCAAGACGCTCGCCGAGGGGTTCGACACGGAGCTGATCCGCCTCCAGTGTTACGAGGGACTCACCGCCGAGAACGCGCTTTACGAGTGGAACTACACGAAACAGCTGCTCGCCGTGCAGGCCGACGAGGGGACCGTGGCCGGCGACGGCGCGGCGGTCTCGGCGAACGACGACGCGGCGGCACAAAGCGAGCCGAGCGAAGCGAGCCCCGGCGGAACCGGATCCGGCTCCGTATTCGACGAGGAGTACCTGCTGGAACGCCCGCTGTTGCGCGCGCTCCGGACCGACGGCGAGACCCCGCCGGTGCTTTTGATAGACGAGATCGACCGCGCCGATGAGGAGTTCGAGGCGTTCCTCTTGGAGCTGCTCTCGGACTTTCAGGTGTCGATCCCCGAGCTCGGAACCGTGAACGCGTCGACCCCGCCGGTCGTGATACTCACATCGAACCGGACGCGCGGCCTGAGCGACGCGCTGAAGCGGCGCTGTCTGTACCTCCACGTCGAGCCGCCGTCGTTCGAGACGGAGTACGAGATCGTCCGCCGGAAAGTGCCTGAACTCGACGCCGCCGTCGCGGCCGAGGTGTGCTCCGTGGTCGCGAACCTCCGGGAGGAGTCGTTCCTCAAGCGGCCGGGCGTCGCGGAGACGCTGGACTGGGCGCGGGCGGTCGCGGCCCTGCGGCACGAGGACGGGGACGAACCGCTCTCGCCCGAGGAGATAGAGCGGACGATCGGCTGCCTGCTGAAGGAGGCGGAAGACGTCGCTCGCGTCGACGGGGAACTGCTCGAACGCCTCCACGAGGCCGCTCGCGAGGCGGCAGAGCGGGTCGAGTGA
- a CDS encoding Rossmann-like domain-containing protein — MTDADPDRGPDGGSGSDWPGPVLRATLDALRARGAFDGVRLDRATVGTAAVLVELVGGGADDAEGQHRASAGLAHRPSGTSPSPPDDLDGLVVPFADRDARDVPLGERAFAVAALNALSVPFLDWRTGDPMALLAASVSRITTVGLFRPAFRKFDDVEVRVIEREPVAVETVSTPPGVAVQAFTPTETAAAMKGADVVFVTGSTLVYGGIERYLAAAPASATVVVVGATASALPAPLFDRGVDVVAGAAIADPERVRSAVADGGCGTDLHDSGVRKVYAARDAPETMDLQSGT, encoded by the coding sequence ATGACCGACGCCGACCCGGATCGCGGGCCTGACGGCGGTTCCGGATCCGACTGGCCGGGACCAGTTTTGCGAGCGACCCTCGACGCGCTTCGCGCCCGCGGCGCGTTCGACGGCGTTCGACTGGACCGCGCCACGGTGGGTACCGCGGCGGTGCTCGTGGAACTCGTCGGCGGCGGCGCCGACGACGCCGAGGGCCAGCATCGGGCGTCTGCGGGCCTCGCACACCGCCCGTCGGGGACGTCGCCGTCGCCGCCGGACGACCTCGACGGACTGGTGGTACCGTTCGCGGATCGCGACGCTCGGGATGTCCCGCTCGGCGAGCGCGCGTTCGCCGTCGCGGCGCTGAACGCGCTTTCGGTCCCGTTTCTCGACTGGCGAACTGGCGATCCGATGGCGCTGCTCGCCGCGTCCGTGTCGCGGATCACCACGGTCGGGCTGTTTCGGCCGGCGTTCCGGAAATTCGACGACGTCGAGGTCCGCGTGATAGAGCGCGAGCCCGTCGCGGTCGAGACCGTCTCGACGCCGCCGGGGGTCGCGGTGCAGGCGTTCACGCCGACGGAAACCGCGGCCGCGATGAAGGGAGCCGACGTGGTGTTCGTCACCGGCTCGACGCTGGTGTACGGGGGGATAGAGCGATACCTCGCCGCCGCCCCCGCGTCCGCGACGGTCGTCGTGGTCGGCGCGACGGCCTCCGCCCTGCCTGCCCCGCTCTTCGACCGCGGCGTCGACGTCGTCGCCGGCGCGGCGATAGCCGACCCCGAGCGGGTGCGGTCGGCGGTCGCGGACGGCGGCTGCGGGACCGACCTCCACGATAGCGGCGTTCGAAAGGTGTACGCGGCGCGTGACGCGCCCGAAACCATGGATCTGCAATCGGGTACTTGA
- a CDS encoding VWA domain-containing protein — protein sequence MADHDDETEFEPVDAEAGVADADVGVYGGSGTETPDFPAAKTHLLTEVVRLVAVLRNDGVSVPATGTLDAARALAAVGLGDERRVAAALRASLLTEAADADAFADAFPTFWHRLRSGLDRIATAHGGPSPGDDSEQGDDARDEPPDVPDGSGSAADDPGVLADAEPPETDADADGDPTVHIPTDRRHVAGDRPAGDRGEETDGRRYSAVGESELVAADVPTASSAEAASVRRFVDALSSLPGRRRRRSPSGPAVDARGALRASLQTGGAPIDLPRDAPVPSEFRCCLLVDVSGSVLDTVDRGALLELGVQVTASAQGARVFLFDTDLVEATDAFADSTRSPADALRAAEVEWGGGTRIGHAVDRLRRTAPHAVDRRTVVVVVSDGLDVGDPELLVDGMTWIADRAEGVVWLNPLAVSASFAPESRGMSDAAPYVDALFGFASAADLAEAARQIERRGLAGAVGYEHDSRRIDGGEGVV from the coding sequence ATGGCCGACCACGACGACGAGACGGAGTTCGAGCCCGTCGACGCCGAGGCCGGGGTCGCCGACGCCGACGTCGGTGTCTACGGGGGTTCCGGGACGGAGACGCCCGACTTCCCGGCGGCCAAGACGCACCTCCTGACGGAGGTGGTCCGGCTCGTCGCCGTCCTCCGGAACGACGGGGTCAGCGTCCCGGCGACCGGGACGCTCGACGCGGCGCGCGCGCTGGCTGCGGTCGGGCTCGGAGACGAGCGGCGCGTGGCGGCCGCGCTGCGCGCGAGTCTCCTCACCGAGGCCGCCGATGCCGACGCGTTCGCGGACGCGTTCCCGACGTTCTGGCACCGGCTCCGGAGCGGGCTCGACCGGATCGCCACCGCTCACGGCGGGCCGTCACCGGGGGACGATTCGGAACAGGGTGACGACGCCCGCGACGAGCCGCCTGACGTCCCCGACGGGAGCGGCTCGGCGGCCGACGATCCGGGAGTGCTCGCCGACGCCGAGCCGCCGGAGACGGACGCCGACGCCGACGGCGACCCGACGGTCCACATTCCGACCGACCGTCGCCACGTCGCCGGCGACCGCCCCGCCGGCGACCGTGGCGAGGAGACGGACGGCCGCCGGTACAGCGCGGTCGGCGAGAGCGAACTCGTCGCGGCCGACGTTCCGACAGCGTCCTCGGCCGAGGCGGCGAGCGTCCGCCGGTTCGTGGACGCGCTGTCGTCGCTGCCGGGCCGCCGGCGGCGACGCTCGCCGTCGGGGCCGGCCGTCGACGCCCGAGGTGCGCTCCGGGCGAGCCTCCAGACGGGCGGCGCGCCGATAGACCTCCCGCGCGACGCCCCCGTGCCGTCGGAGTTCCGCTGCTGTCTGCTCGTCGACGTCAGCGGTTCGGTGCTCGACACGGTCGACCGGGGCGCGCTGTTGGAACTCGGCGTGCAGGTCACGGCGAGCGCGCAGGGCGCACGGGTGTTCCTCTTCGACACGGACCTCGTGGAGGCGACCGACGCGTTCGCCGACTCGACGCGGTCGCCGGCGGACGCCCTTCGCGCCGCCGAGGTCGAGTGGGGCGGCGGGACCCGGATCGGTCACGCGGTCGACCGGCTGCGCCGGACGGCCCCGCACGCGGTCGACCGACGAACCGTCGTCGTGGTCGTAAGCGACGGACTCGACGTTGGTGACCCGGAGCTGCTCGTCGACGGCATGACGTGGATCGCCGACCGTGCCGAGGGTGTCGTCTGGCTCAATCCGCTCGCGGTCTCGGCGTCGTTCGCGCCCGAATCGCGCGGGATGAGCGACGCCGCGCCGTACGTCGACGCCCTGTTCGGGTTCGCGTCGGCCGCGGACCTCGCCGAAGCCGCCCGGCAGATCGAGCGCCGCGGCCTCGCGGGCGCGGTCGGCTACGAACACGACTCGCGCCGGATCGACGGCGGGGAGGGGGTCGTATGA
- a CDS encoding XdhC family protein, whose protein sequence is MTHDETEHDETDEAPRDGTDEAAHDGTDGSTRDGVGRPVTDGARGTTTTIDDGDVSALEATLADRGEAFARATIVRREPPVSANVGDRAVVTADGEIHGWVGGAACAQSVVATQGVAAIEEGTPRLVGIAPDPETVDRPGLDAFPMTCHSEGVLELFVEPVTPTTELVIVGDSPVARALARLAGELTVDVTLVVADGDADRDVPAETRVVATVDHEAIADAVGDSPLVVVASMGEYDARGVAAGVLADASYIGLVASDERAAEETERAAGLLDRDVGDVVGAVTNPAGVDVAAYTPAAIAASLLAEIVDERSKATPSDPGEAAAAGDDAEAATDAAGDDSGAAGDDSGATEDGSDASADDETAVDPVCGMTVDPAAADASVEHDGRTYHFCCHGCADSFANDPASYLDGEVEA, encoded by the coding sequence ATGACACACGACGAGACCGAACACGACGAGACCGACGAGGCTCCCCGCGACGGGACCGACGAGGCCGCACACGACGGGACCGACGGGTCCACACGCGACGGCGTCGGACGGCCCGTCACGGACGGAGCGAGAGGGACAACGACGACGATCGACGACGGCGACGTCTCCGCGCTGGAGGCGACGCTCGCCGACCGAGGGGAGGCGTTCGCGCGGGCGACGATCGTCCGCCGCGAGCCGCCGGTGTCTGCCAACGTCGGCGACCGCGCCGTCGTGACCGCGGACGGTGAGATCCACGGGTGGGTCGGCGGTGCCGCCTGCGCGCAGTCGGTGGTGGCGACGCAGGGAGTCGCCGCGATAGAGGAGGGGACGCCGCGGCTCGTGGGGATCGCGCCCGACCCGGAGACCGTGGACCGGCCGGGACTCGACGCCTTCCCGATGACGTGTCACAGCGAGGGCGTCCTCGAACTGTTCGTCGAGCCCGTGACGCCGACGACGGAGCTCGTGATCGTCGGCGACTCGCCGGTCGCGCGCGCGCTCGCTCGTCTGGCTGGAGAGCTGACGGTCGACGTGACGCTCGTCGTCGCGGACGGCGACGCGGACCGGGACGTTCCCGCGGAGACCCGGGTGGTGGCAACGGTCGACCACGAGGCGATCGCCGACGCCGTCGGCGACTCGCCGCTCGTCGTCGTCGCCTCGATGGGGGAGTACGACGCCCGGGGCGTGGCCGCGGGCGTCCTCGCCGACGCGTCCTACATCGGACTGGTCGCGAGCGACGAGCGCGCGGCCGAGGAGACGGAGCGCGCGGCCGGACTGCTCGACCGCGACGTGGGGGACGTCGTGGGCGCGGTGACGAATCCCGCGGGCGTCGACGTGGCCGCGTACACGCCCGCGGCGATCGCGGCGAGCCTGCTCGCGGAGATAGTCGACGAGCGGTCGAAGGCGACCCCGTCGGATCCGGGCGAGGCCGCGGCGGCCGGTGACGACGCCGAGGCTGCAACGGACGCAGCCGGGGACGACTCGGGGGCAGCCGGAGACGACTCGGGCGCAACTGAAGACGGCTCCGATGCGTCTGCGGACGACGAGACCGCGGTCGATCCGGTCTGCGGCATGACCGTGGACCCGGCGGCGGCGGACGCGTCGGTCGAGCACGACGGCCGGACGTACCACTTCTGTTGTCACGGCTGTGCCGACTCGTTCGCCAACGACCCGGCGTCGTATCTCGACGGGGAGGTCGAAGCGTGA
- a CDS encoding XdhC family protein — translation MTESNWSVPETEVVQRVHDHLDSDGTGVLATIVDVEGSAYRRPGAKMLLDDEGGVGSITAGCIEDDLLAAAESVRESGRPDRVTYDLMGDDADDVWGLGVGCNGVIDILLEPLDETYRPAVEAFDAGRDVAVLTVLSADGDERLGDERDGRVGDDGNGGVGGDGNDDGKNPDAPGQLGDRAYYHPDEGQLRLSDGSSADAWPAEALSGPAADLAERGSADVVTVEGRDGQTLTVFVDGIAAPADLVVFGTGHDVGPVVELAERTDFRVTVVGFRGAVDLESRFPEAHRTVTTSPGTLDDALDIDGRTHAVVMTHNFVDDRLAVETLLRSDAPYVGLMGPRERFDEMLEAFDDEGTTFTEAELTSLYTPVGLDLGGGSPYQIAHSIVGEALAVSNDRTPGHLRQRDGAIHDRVDVDAPPSP, via the coding sequence ATGACAGAGAGCAACTGGAGCGTTCCGGAGACCGAAGTCGTACAGCGCGTTCACGACCACCTCGATTCCGACGGCACGGGCGTCCTCGCGACGATCGTCGACGTCGAGGGGAGCGCCTACCGCCGTCCGGGGGCGAAGATGCTCCTCGACGACGAAGGAGGCGTCGGATCGATCACGGCCGGGTGCATCGAGGACGACTTGCTCGCCGCCGCGGAATCGGTCAGGGAGAGCGGCCGACCGGACCGGGTGACCTACGACCTGATGGGCGACGACGCCGACGACGTCTGGGGGCTCGGCGTGGGCTGTAACGGCGTCATCGACATCCTGCTCGAACCACTCGACGAGACGTATCGTCCGGCGGTCGAGGCGTTCGACGCCGGTCGCGACGTGGCGGTGCTCACCGTCCTCTCCGCCGACGGAGACGAACGGCTCGGGGACGAGCGCGACGGACGCGTGGGAGACGACGGAAACGGAGGCGTCGGAGGCGACGGCAACGACGACGGCAAGAACCCAGACGCCCCGGGACAACTCGGCGACCGCGCGTACTACCATCCCGACGAGGGACAGCTGCGACTTTCCGACGGCTCGTCCGCGGACGCGTGGCCGGCCGAGGCGCTCTCGGGACCGGCCGCTGACCTCGCCGAGCGCGGCTCCGCCGACGTCGTGACCGTCGAGGGACGGGACGGTCAGACGCTCACGGTGTTCGTCGACGGGATAGCTGCGCCCGCCGACCTGGTCGTCTTCGGGACGGGTCACGACGTCGGGCCGGTCGTGGAGCTGGCCGAGCGAACCGACTTCCGGGTCACCGTCGTCGGCTTCCGCGGCGCGGTCGACCTCGAATCGCGGTTCCCCGAGGCACACCGGACCGTGACAACGTCACCGGGGACGCTCGACGACGCGCTCGACATCGACGGCCGGACGCACGCCGTCGTGATGACACACAACTTCGTTGACGATCGGCTCGCCGTCGAGACCCTGCTCCGCTCGGACGCGCCGTACGTCGGGCTGATGGGGCCGCGCGAACGATTCGACGAGATGCTGGAGGCGTTCGACGACGAGGGAACGACGTTCACGGAGGCGGAGCTCACGTCGCTGTACACGCCCGTCGGACTCGATCTCGGCGGCGGCTCCCCGTACCAGATCGCACACAGCATCGTCGGCGAGGCTCTCGCCGTGTCGAACGACCGGACGCCGGGACACCTTCGCCAGCGCGACGGGGCCATCCACGACCGCGTCGACGTGGACGCCCCGCCCTCGCCGTAG